From a region of the Methanobacterium sp. genome:
- a CDS encoding DNA-directed RNA polymerase, subunit E'' — MVTKACTRCHRIMEDDRCAICNVQSSKNWSGFLIIVEPEKSGIAEELGITLPGEYALRVR; from the coding sequence ATGGTTACAAAAGCATGTACAAGATGTCATAGAATAATGGAAGATGATAGATGTGCAATATGTAATGTGCAATCCTCAAAAAACTGGAGCGGTTTTTTAATAATTGTCGAACCAGAAAAATCAGGTATTGCAGAAGAATTAGGCATAACTCTTCCTGGAGAATATGCTTTAAGAGTAAGATAA